The Streptomyces sp. NBC_00162 sequence CGCCGAGGCCGGCGCCGCCCACGGGGTCTCCCCGCTCGAGATCGCCCGCGCCTCCCTGGTCGGGCAGGCCCTGCACATGTCGAGCCCGCTGGTTCCGGCCGTCTACGTCCTCGTCGGCATGGCCAAGGTCGAGTTCGGCGACCACACCCGCTTCACCGTGAAATGGGCGGCTCTGACCTCCCTCGTGGTCCTCGCGGCGGGGATGCTTTTCGGCATCATCTGATCCCGGCCGCGCCTGGCGCGCCGAAAACTACCGACGCTAGTTTGTAGGGTGTCCGCGAGGTCAGGTCTACACGCTGGTGCGTGCTCGGGAGGAATGCCATGAAGGCCCACGACGGGATGTACATCGGCGGTGCCTGGCGGCCCGCCGCCGGACGCGACCGGATCGAGGTCGTCAACCCGGCCGACGAGCAGGTCATCGCCGAGGTCCCGGCCGGCAGCGCCGACGACGTGGACGCTGCCGTACGAGCCGCCCGCGCGGCCCTTCCCGGCTGGGCCGCCACGGCTCCGGCCGAGCGGGCAGCCCTGATCGGCGCGCTCCGGGACGTGCTGCTCGCCCGCAAGGGCGAGATCGCCCAGACCATCACCGCCGAACTCGGCTCCCCGCTGGGCTTCTCGGAGATGGTCCAGGTCGGGGCGCCGATCGCCGTGGCCTCCTCCTACGCCGAGCTCGGGGCCTCGTACGCCTTCGAGGAGCGGCTCGGCAACTCCACCGTGCTGCTCGAGCCGATCGGTGTGGTCGGGGCCATCACGCCCTGGAACTACCCGCTGCACCAAGTCGTTGCAAAGGTGGCACCCGCTCTCGCCGCCGGCTGCACCCTCGTCCTCAAGCCGGCCGAGGACACCCCGCTGACCGCACAGCTCTTCGCCGAAGCCGTGCACGAGGCGGGCATCCCGGCCGGAGTCTTCAACCTGGTGACCGGAACCGGTCCGGTCGCCGGGCAGGCCCTGGCCGCGCACGAGGGAGTCGACCTCGTCTCCTTCACCGGCTCGACCGCTGTCGGCAAGCAGATCGGCGCCACGGCCGGCGCCGCCGTCAAGCGGGTCGCCCTCGAGCTGGGCGGAAAATCGGCCAATGTCATCCTGCCCGGGGCCGACCTGGCCAAGGCCGTCGCCACCGGCGTGGGCCACGTCATGAACAACACCGGCCAGAGCTGCAACGCGCTCACCCGCATGCTCGTCCACCGGGACCAGTACGAGGAGGCCGTCTCGCTCGCGGCCGCCGCCGTCGCCACGTACCCCAGCGGCGACCCCACCGACCCGGCCACCCGCCTGGGCCCGGTCGTCAACGCCAAGCAGCACGAGCGCGTGCGCGGATACATCGCCAAGGGCGTCGAGGAAGGCGCGCGCCTCGTCGCCGGCGGCCCCGACGCACCGCACGAGCGGGGGTACTTCGTCGCCCCGACCGTGTTCGCCGACGTCACGCCCGAGATGACCATCGCCCAGGAGGAGATCTTCGGCCCCGTGCTGTCGATCCTCCCCTACGAGGACGAGGAGGACGCGCTGCGCATCGCCAACGGAACCGTCTACGGCCTGGGCGGCGCGGTCTGGGCCGCGGACGAGGAGACGGCCGTGGCCTTCGCCCGCCGCATGGACACCGGACAGGTGGACATCAACGGCGGCCGCTTCAACGTGCTCGCGCCCTTCGGCGGCTACAAGCAGTCGGGCGTCGGCCGCGAACTGGGGCCGCACGGCCTGGCGGAGTACCTCCAGACCAAGTCCCTGCAGTTCTGAACACGGAGACGACGACCATGGTCCGCGCCGCCATCCTGCCCGCCGTCGGAGCCCCGCTCGAGATACGGGAGATCGTGCTGCCCGATCCCGGCCCCGGGCAGGTCCGGGTCAGGCTCACCGCAGCCGGGGTCTGCCACTCCGACCTCTCCCTCACCAACGGCACCATGCGGGTGCCCGTCCCCGCCGTCCTCGGCCACGAGGGCGCGGGTACGGTCCTCGCCGTCGGGGAGGGCGTGGCCCACGTCGCCCCCGGCGACGGGGTGGTGCTCAACTGGGCCCCGTCCTGCGGGGAGTGCCACCACTGCTCCATAGGCGAGGTCTGGCTCTGCGCCAACGCGCTCACGGGCGTCGGAGCCGTCTACGCGCACGACGCGCAGGGCACCGAGCTGCACCCGGGGCTGAACGTGGCCGCGTTCGCCGAGGAGACCGTCGTCGCGGCCAACTGCGTGCTGCCCGCGCCCGCCGGTATACCGCTCGCCGAGGCCGCCCTGCTCGGCTGCGCGGTCCTCACCGGCTACGGCGCCGTCCATCACAGCGCCCAGGTCCGCCCGGGCGAGTCGGTGGCCGTGTTCGGCGTCGGCGGGGTCGGCCTGGCCGCCCTCCAGGCGGCCCGGATCGCCCAGGCGGGCCCCATCGTCGCCGTCGACGTCTCCCCGGCCAAGGAGGAACTGGCGCGGGCGGCGGGAGCCACCGACTTCGTGCTCGCCTCCGACACCACCGCCAAGCAGATGCGCGCGCTGACCGGCGGCCAGGGCGCGGACGTCGCCGTGGAGTGCGTCGGCCGGGCGGAGACCATCCGCGGAGCCTGGGAATCCACCCGCCGCGGCGGCCGCACCACGGTCGTCGGCATCGGCGGAAAGGACCAGCAGGTCACCTTCCACGCGCTGGAGATCTTCCACTTCGCCCGCACCCTCACCGGCTGCGTCTACGGCAACAGCGACCCCGCCCGCGACCTCCCGGTCATCGCCGAACACGTCCGCGCGGGCCGCCTCGACCTCGGCGCCCTCGTCACCGACCGCATCACCCTCGACGGCATCCCGGCCGCCTTCGACGCCATGCTGGCGGGCAAGGGCGGCCGCTCCCTGGTCGTCTTCTAGGGCCTGTCCGCGTCGCCGCCGGCCCGGCCGACCTCAGTCGGCCGGGCCGTCAGCCTCTGCTCGCCCCGCGCCCCTCGCTCCGCGCCCGCACGTACCGCCGCGATCAGTTCGGTGCCGTGCTGTGTCAGCCCGTCTCCTTCAGCGCCTCGTACTGGAGGGCCAGCCCGTCCAGCAGCGCCGCCAGGCCCGTGTCGAAGGCGCCCTCGTCCACCTCGTGCTGGCGCTCGGCCAGCAGATGGGCCTGGCCCAGGTGGGGGTAGTCCGCCGGGTCGTATGCCGTCTCGTCGTCCACGAAACCCCGGGCGAAGGAGGCCACCGCCGAGCCCAGGATGAAGTACCGCATCAGCGCGCCGATCCGGGTCGCCTGCGCCGGGGGCCAGCCCGCCTCCGTCATCGCGCCGAAGACCGCGTCCGCCAGCCGGAGCCCCGCCGGGCGGCGCCCCGGGCCGCGTGCCAGCACCGGGACGATGTTCGGATGGTCGGCCAGGGCGTCCCGGTACGAGTGGGCCCAGGCGTGCAGGGCACCCCGCCAGTCCAGGCGGCCGGCCTCGAACATCGACAAGTCGACCCGCGCGCTCACCGCGTCCGCCACCGCGTCCAGGATCTCGTCCTTCGTGCGGAAGTGGTTGTACAGGGACGGCCCGCTGACCCCGAGCGCGGCCGCCAGCCGGCGCGTCGAGACGGCCTCCAGCCCCTCCGCGTCCACCAGCGCACCCGCCGCCTCGACGATGCGGGCTCTGCTGAGGAGGGGCTTGCGCGGTCTGGCCATGCGCCACATAGTAGGGCCTGCCCGCCATAAACTACCGGTGCTAGTTAACGGCCGGACGAGACGCCCGGAGGTGCCCGGTGAACCTGGAGCTGAGCGAGGAGCAGAGCGCCGTACGCCGGCTCGCCCGCGAGTTCACCGAGCGCGAGGTGGTCCCGTACGCCGCCGAATGGGACCGCGCCGAGAGCGTGGACCGGGCCATCGTGAAGAAGCTCGGCGCGCTCGGCTTCCTCGGCCTGACCGTCCCCGAGGAGTACGGCGGCTCCGGCGGCGACCACCTCGCCTACGTCCTGGTCACCGAGGAACTCGGCCGCGGCGACTCCGCCGTGCGCGGCATCGTCTCCGTCTCCCTCGGCCTGGTCGCCAAGACCATCGCGGCCTGGGGCACCGAGGAGCAGAAGCACGCCTGGCTGCCCCGCCTCTGCTCCGGTGACGCGCTCGGCTGCTTCGGCCTGACCGAGCCCGGCACCGGCTCCGACGCCGGCAGCCTCACCACCCGCGCCGTGCGCGAGGGGGACTCGTACGTCCTCAGCGGCAGCAAGATGTTCATCACCAACGGAACCTGGGCCGACGTCGTGCTGCTGTTCGCCCGCACCGGCGACGAGCCCGGTCATCGCGGGGTCTCCGCCTTCCTCGTCCCCGCCGACGCCCCCGGCCTCACCCGCCGCGAGATCCACGGCAAGCTCGGCCTGCGCGGCCAGGCCACTGCCGAGCTCGCCCTCGACGGGGTCCGCGTGCCCGTCTCCGCGATGCTCGGCCCCGAGGGCAAGGGCTTCTCGGTCGCCATGTCGACCCTCGCCAAGGGCCGGATGTCGGTCGCCGCGGGCTGCGTCGGCATCGCCCAGGCGGCCCTGGACGCGGCCGTCTCGTACGCCGCCCAGCGCGAGCAGTTCGGCAAGCCGATCGCCCACCACCAGCTGGTCCAGGAGCTGATCGCCGACATCTCGGTCGACGTCGACGCCGCCCGCCTGCTGACCTGGCGGGTCGCGGACCTCATCGACCGCGGGCAGCCCTTCGCCACCGAGTCCTCCACCGCGAAGCTCTTCGCCTCCGAGGCCGCCGTCCGCGCCGCGAGCAACGCCCTCCAGGTGCACGGCGGTTACGGCTACATCGACGAGTACCCGGCCGGGAAACTGCTCCGCGACGCCCGCGTGATGACCCTCTACGAGGGCACCAGCCAGATCCAGAAGCTGCTCATAGGCCGTGCCCGCACGGGGGTTTCCGCCTTCTGAGTACGTAGGTGAGTACGCGCGCCCATGTGTCCGCCGCGGCCCCGCCGCATGCTCGACCCATGAACGAGACACCGGTCAAGCAGCAGAACACGGGCGCGTACTACGGCCAGGCCGTCGCCTCCTTCGGCGTCGCCATCAGCGCCGTGGCCCTCGGGATCTACAACCTGCAGGTCGACGGCTGGGTCCGCGCCTTCCTCGGCATCGCGGTCCTCTACCTGACCACCTCGGCCTTCACCCTCGCCAAGGTGATCCGCGACCGGCAGGAGGCCACGAGGATCGTGAGCCGGGTCGACCAGGCGCGGATGGAGAAGATCATGGCGGAGTACGACCCCTTCACGCCGAAGTAGACCGGCCGCACGCCCGCGTGCTCGCTAAGCGCTTGCTCACCCTCCGGTAAGGTGTTCATTTCCACACGGCGAAGAGGGTGAGTGAGCGATGGACAGCGCGGCGGAGACGGCCGACGGCTACCAGCCGTGGTCCGAGGTCACCCCGGACGCCGCGCGGCGGCTGCTCGTCGCCGCCGTCGACGCCTTCGCGGAGCGCGGGTACCACGCGACCACCACACGTGACATCGCGGGCCGCGCCGGGATGAGCCCGGCCGCCCTCTACATCCACTACAAGACCAAGGAAGAGCTGCTCCACCGGATCAGCCGGATCGGCCACGACAAGGCCCTGGAGATCCTCACCACCGCGGCCGACGGCTCCGGCCGCGCCGCCGAACGGCTCGACGCCGCCGTACGGTCCTTCGTGCGGTGGCACGCGGCACACCACACCACCGCGCGGGTGGTCCAGTACGAGCTCGATGCTCTCGCTCCGGAGCACCGCTCCGAAATCGTGGCACTGCGCCGGCAGAGCGACGCCGCCGTACGCCGCATCCTCGCCGACGGGGTCGAGGCGGGCGAGTTCGACGTCCCCGACGTGCCCGGCACCACCCTCGCCGTGCTGTCGCTCTGCATCGACGTGGCCCGCTGGTTCAGCGTGTCCGGGCACCGCACGCCCGACGAGGTCGGCGCGCTCTACGCCGACCTCGTGCTCCGCATGGTGGGCGCGCGGCCCCAGAAGTAAGCCGCGAGCGGGTCAAGGGCAGGCCGCGGACGGGCCAGAAGCAGTAGACGGGTCAGAAGTAGTAGCGGGACACCGACTCCGCCACGCACACCGGCTTGTCGCCGCCCTCGCGCTCCACCGTGACGGTCGCCGCGACCTGTACGCCGCCCCCCGCCTCCGTGACCTCCGTGATCACGGCGGTGGCGCGGAGCCGCGACCCGACCGGCACCGGCGCCGGGAAACGCACCTTGTTCGTCCCGTAGTTGATGCCCATCTTCATGCCTTCGACCCGCATGATCTGCGGCACCAGACTCGGCAGCAGGGACAGGGTCAGATAGCCGTGCGCGATCGTGGAGCCGAAGGGTCCGCCCGCCGCCCGCACCGGGTCCACATGGATCCACTGGTGGTCGCCGGTGGCGTCCGCGAAGAGGTCGATCCGCTTCTGGTCCACCTCCAGCCACCCGCTGGGCCCGAGCGGCTCGCCCGTTCCGGCGTGCAGCTCCTCGGCGGACGTGAAGATCCTCGGCTCGGCCATGCCCTGCTCCTGCCTCTCACTCACGGATTGCGCCGGGGCGAATAAGCGCTTGCTCAGCATGCTGGGACCGTATGTGTATGTCAACGGACCTCCGACTACCCTCGACCGGGTGCCGCAGATTCCCGAGAAAATCCACGAACTCACCGTCGGCCAGCTGTCCGCCCGCAGCGGCGCCGCCGTCTCAGCGCTCCACTTCTACGAGGCC is a genomic window containing:
- a CDS encoding aldehyde dehydrogenase family protein; its protein translation is MKAHDGMYIGGAWRPAAGRDRIEVVNPADEQVIAEVPAGSADDVDAAVRAARAALPGWAATAPAERAALIGALRDVLLARKGEIAQTITAELGSPLGFSEMVQVGAPIAVASSYAELGASYAFEERLGNSTVLLEPIGVVGAITPWNYPLHQVVAKVAPALAAGCTLVLKPAEDTPLTAQLFAEAVHEAGIPAGVFNLVTGTGPVAGQALAAHEGVDLVSFTGSTAVGKQIGATAGAAVKRVALELGGKSANVILPGADLAKAVATGVGHVMNNTGQSCNALTRMLVHRDQYEEAVSLAAAAVATYPSGDPTDPATRLGPVVNAKQHERVRGYIAKGVEEGARLVAGGPDAPHERGYFVAPTVFADVTPEMTIAQEEIFGPVLSILPYEDEEDALRIANGTVYGLGGAVWAADEETAVAFARRMDTGQVDINGGRFNVLAPFGGYKQSGVGRELGPHGLAEYLQTKSLQF
- a CDS encoding Zn-dependent alcohol dehydrogenase, with the protein product MVRAAILPAVGAPLEIREIVLPDPGPGQVRVRLTAAGVCHSDLSLTNGTMRVPVPAVLGHEGAGTVLAVGEGVAHVAPGDGVVLNWAPSCGECHHCSIGEVWLCANALTGVGAVYAHDAQGTELHPGLNVAAFAEETVVAANCVLPAPAGIPLAEAALLGCAVLTGYGAVHHSAQVRPGESVAVFGVGGVGLAALQAARIAQAGPIVAVDVSPAKEELARAAGATDFVLASDTTAKQMRALTGGQGADVAVECVGRAETIRGAWESTRRGGRTTVVGIGGKDQQVTFHALEIFHFARTLTGCVYGNSDPARDLPVIAEHVRAGRLDLGALVTDRITLDGIPAAFDAMLAGKGGRSLVVF
- a CDS encoding TetR/AcrR family transcriptional regulator, producing the protein MARPRKPLLSRARIVEAAGALVDAEGLEAVSTRRLAAALGVSGPSLYNHFRTKDEILDAVADAVSARVDLSMFEAGRLDWRGALHAWAHSYRDALADHPNIVPVLARGPGRRPAGLRLADAVFGAMTEAGWPPAQATRIGALMRYFILGSAVASFARGFVDDETAYDPADYPHLGQAHLLAERQHEVDEGAFDTGLAALLDGLALQYEALKETG
- a CDS encoding acyl-CoA dehydrogenase family protein → MNLELSEEQSAVRRLAREFTEREVVPYAAEWDRAESVDRAIVKKLGALGFLGLTVPEEYGGSGGDHLAYVLVTEELGRGDSAVRGIVSVSLGLVAKTIAAWGTEEQKHAWLPRLCSGDALGCFGLTEPGTGSDAGSLTTRAVREGDSYVLSGSKMFITNGTWADVVLLFARTGDEPGHRGVSAFLVPADAPGLTRREIHGKLGLRGQATAELALDGVRVPVSAMLGPEGKGFSVAMSTLAKGRMSVAAGCVGIAQAALDAAVSYAAQREQFGKPIAHHQLVQELIADISVDVDAARLLTWRVADLIDRGQPFATESSTAKLFASEAAVRAASNALQVHGGYGYIDEYPAGKLLRDARVMTLYEGTSQIQKLLIGRARTGVSAF
- a CDS encoding YiaA/YiaB family inner membrane protein yields the protein MNETPVKQQNTGAYYGQAVASFGVAISAVALGIYNLQVDGWVRAFLGIAVLYLTTSAFTLAKVIRDRQEATRIVSRVDQARMEKIMAEYDPFTPK
- a CDS encoding TetR/AcrR family transcriptional regulator — its product is MDSAAETADGYQPWSEVTPDAARRLLVAAVDAFAERGYHATTTRDIAGRAGMSPAALYIHYKTKEELLHRISRIGHDKALEILTTAADGSGRAAERLDAAVRSFVRWHAAHHTTARVVQYELDALAPEHRSEIVALRRQSDAAVRRILADGVEAGEFDVPDVPGTTLAVLSLCIDVARWFSVSGHRTPDEVGALYADLVLRMVGARPQK
- a CDS encoding MaoC family dehydratase produces the protein MAEPRIFTSAEELHAGTGEPLGPSGWLEVDQKRIDLFADATGDHQWIHVDPVRAAGGPFGSTIAHGYLTLSLLPSLVPQIMRVEGMKMGINYGTNKVRFPAPVPVGSRLRATAVITEVTEAGGGVQVAATVTVEREGGDKPVCVAESVSRYYF